CTTCACGGCGTCCTGGAAGGCCTTCTCCTGGCCCTTGGGTATCTCGATGCCGCTGCGCGCGCCCCCGTTGTACTCGGGGTCCTTCAGCTGGATGCCGTTGTCGCGCATGCAGCGGATCCACTTCAGTTCCTTGTCCTTCTCCTCCTGCGTCGGCTCCTTCCCCGGGCCGGTGTCCATCCCGCAGGCCTTCATGGCCTCCTGCATCTTCTGGGGGTCGGCGCCGGCGCCCAGCGTCATCCCGCGCGGGTCCTGGCCGGGCTCCGGGTCGGGGGCGTCGATGCCGTGCTCGCGCAGGCACTGGCGCATCTTCAGGGCGTTGTCGGCATCGGTTCCCCCGCTCGACTCCTTGCCCGACTCCTTCTTCCCGTCCGCCTTCGAGGAGCCGTCCTCCGTGCAGGCGGTGGCGAACAGGGTCAGCCCGGTGACGACCGCGGCCGTGGACATGATCAGAGATCGCTTCATGGTGCCGAGCCTGCGGTGAAAGGGGGTTTCGCTTCCCTCTCGCACCTTCCTTACAACGGCGAAATGTCGATCTCGGGTAGAGAGGACGCATGCGCGTACTGGTGGTGGAGGACGAGGAATTCCTCCGGGAGATGATCGCCGAGGGGCTGCGTCGCGACGCCCTGGCCGTCGACGAGGCGGGCGACGGCCTGGAGGCGCTGCGCCGCCTGCGGCTGGACGCGTACGACGTCCTCGTCCTCGACCGCGACCTGCCCGGCCTGCACGGCGACGAGGTCTGCCGGCAGGTGGTGCGCGAGCGGCTGCCGACCCGCGTCCTGATGCTGACGGCCTCCGGGACCGTGCGCGACCGGGTCGAGGGCCTCGGTCTCGGCGCCGACGACTACCTCACCAAGCCCTTCGCCTACGACGAGCTCCTCGCCCGTGTCCTGGCCCTCGGCCGGCGCACCCGCCCCGCCCTGCCGCCCGTGCTGGAGCGCGCCGGAACCGCCGTCGACACGGCCCGCCGCACCGCCACCCGCGACGGACACCGGCTCTCGCTGTCCCGCAAGGAGTTCGCCGTGCTGGAGGCACTGCTGCGCGCCGAGGGGGCCGTGGTCAGCAGCGACGACCTGATCGAGCAGGTGTGGGAGCAGGACACCAGCTACTCCACCAACGCCGTCCGCGTCACCCTCAGCAAGCTCCGCGCCAAGCTGGGCGAGCCGCCACTGATCGAGACCGTGCCGGGCGCGGGCTACCGGATCGCCGCCCCGTGAAGCCGCCCCGGGGGTTCCGGGTGCTCCCGCGCACCGAACGCGGCCGCCTCACCGCCCTCTACGGTTCGCTGCTGCTCCTCGCGGGCGGCGGCCTGGTGGCACTGGTCTACGTCCTCGTCGGCCAGGGCCTCTACGCGAGCGTCAACGGGGCCGTCCGCACGGTCAGCCCGGGCTTCGCCGTGCCGGCCTCCGGCATCACCCCGGGCTGGTGGGCCGAGCCGGCCCGCGATTACGTACCGGCGCAGCGGCTGCCCCCGGGCGAGGCGCCCACCGAGGAGCAGCTCAAGAGCTACGCCTACACCCGCGACCTCTCCGACGCCGTCACCACGGCCACCCAGCACCGGATGCTGGTGTACTCGCTCCTCGCGCTGGCCGTCTTCGCCGTGCTGTCGATCTGGCTCGCCTGGTGGATGGCCGGCCGGGTGCTGCGCCCCGTCGGCGTGATCACCGAGACCGCGCGCCGGCTGTCCGGAGAGAACCTGGACCAGCGGATCTCCCTCGACGCTCCGCCCGGCGAGCTCAAGGAGCTGGCCGACACCTTCGACGCGATGCTCGGGCGGATGGAGGATCTGGTCTGCGCCCAGCGGCGGTTCGCGGCGAACGCGGCGCACGAGCTGCGCACCCCGCTGGCCGTGCAGCGGGCCGCGGTCGAGATCGGGCTGGCGGGGGAGCCGTCGCCGCAGAAGGTGGCCCGGATCCGGGAGCGGCTGATCGGTGTCGCGGATGCCGGCGAGCAGCTCGTCGAGTCCCTGCTGCTGCTCGCCGTGTCCCAGGAGGGCCTGGAGCCCGGATCGACGGGGCCGGTGGACCTGGCGGCGCTGACGGCGGAGCGGGCGGAGGAGCTGGCGGAGGAGGTGACGGAGGAGGTGACGGAGGCGGACCCGGCGGCCGGCCCGCCGCAGGCGCCGACCGTCGTACGGACCCTCGCGCCGCTGACGGTGACGGGGGACCGGGCCCTCCTCGGGCACCTCGTCCGGAACCTGTTGACCAATGCAGTACGTCACAACCGCGCGGGCGGCCGGATCACCGTCGCGACCTCCGCAGACGGGGAACTGGTGGTGTCCAACACCGGCCCGGTGATCGATCCGGCGGACGTGCCGAGGCTCCTGGAGCCGTTCCGACGGCGGGCCGAACGGCAGCACACCGCAGGTGAGGGCGCAGGATTGGGGCTCTCGATCGTCGCGGCCATCGCGCGGGCGCACGGGGCATCGCTCGCCGCCGAGGCCAATGCGGAGCCGGGGGGCGGGCTGACGGTCCGGGTCCGCTTCCCGCAGCCGGACGGGCGGGGCACCGTCCCGGGTACACCGGGATCGAAGATCGGCTGATGTACGGTCGGTTCAATGAGCAAGCACCGCCGCGCCCGCTCCCGCACGCCTCGCCCCACGCGCCGTGTGGCGCTGGCGGCTGCCTTCGGCCTGCTGACGTTCGGGGCCGGCTGGGTGTACGCCGTCGCCGACCCGGACAAGTCGCAGGCCCCGCCGCAGGCGCGGACGGACTCCCGCCCGCCGGGCGAGGACCGCGCGGCGCGCGACGCCCACCGGGACGCCCTCCAGGGCCTGACCGGCATCAGCGAGCAGACCAAGGCCAAGATCCCTGCCGAGTCCCGCCAGCTCGTCCTGGTCACGGGCAAGGCCAAGGACTCCTCGGAGTCCACCGCCACCTTGTACACGCGGCCCGCGGCCGGCGCCGACTGGGTACGGGCCGAGAGCTGGCCTGCGCGCAACGGCGCCAAGGGCTGGTCCACGGAGCGCACGTACGGCGACCTGACCTCCCCGCAGGGCGTCTTCGCGCTGACCGACGCGGGCGGCCTGCTGCCGAAGCCGCCGGGCACGAAGCTGCCGTACGACAAGGACGGCGCGTTCGTGGCGACGGGCCGCGGGGTGAACGGGGAGTCCCTGGCGGGCTCCTTCGACTACGTCGTCGCGATCGACTTCAACCGCAAGCCGGGCACCTCTCCGCTGGACGCCACCAAGCCGGAGGGCGAGCGCAAGGGCGGCAACATCTGGCTCCACGTGGACCACGACGGCCCCTCGCAGGGCTGCGTCGGCATCCCGAAGGAGGCCATGAAGAAGGTCCTGGAGACCCTCGACCCCGCGGCGAAGCCGATCATCGCGATGGGCCCCGAGGGCTTCTGAGCCCGGCGGGCTCCGTCAAGCCGGGTCGGTCATGGGGCCGCTTCGGCAAGGCGAACGTCATCGGGCCCGGCGTTCCCCCGCACCAACACCGCCCGGCGGCGGGCCTGGAGCAGCAGTCCGATGTACACCAGGTCGAAGACGCTGCACAGGATCCCGAGGCCCAGGATGAACGGCGCGTCCTCGATCACCCCGAAGAGCAGGGTCGGGGCCAGGGTGCCCAGCCATTTGGCGACGGCGATGGTCAGGGACTGTCCGCGCGGGCCCTGCCGGGCCGCGAAGAGGCCGATGAACAGGCCGGACATCAGCAGGTTCTGGAGGAACGCCGAGTAGCGCGTGGCGTCGTGCGCCCCGAAGTGGGCGAGGAACAGGCCCTGTACGGCGAAGCCGGTGCCGAACACCAGCACCGCCCAGCCGGCGAACATCGGGCGGGTCACGAACCGCGGCAGTTCGGCCCTCCCGAACCGCAGGTAGGTACAGACGATCACCACGTCGGCCACCGCCCACACCACGTTCACCACGCCCTGCGCGGAGATCCCGACCGTGAACTCGCGGACCGCGTAGATCGACTCCCAGGCGAAGTTCAGTGAGAGCGCGGCGACGGGCATCGCGTACGTGCGGTCGCGCAGGCCGACGCGGATGGCCTCCACGTACACGATCGTCCAGGCGATCCCGCTGACCAGTGTGAGCATCAGATCCATCCGCGCACCCTAGGGGCGGGAGTTGGATCACGCCAGGGTCGCGACGCGGGCGGCGGGTCCCCGCCGGGTTCGGTCCACCCCCTTGCCTGACGGACCGTCAGCTACGACGATGGCCCGGCACCGATATGACGAATCGGCAGACGAAGGCGAGGCGGGCCCGGCATGGCGCGCGTATTTCCGGAAGGTCGGCTGGTCTACGGGATGCAGCTCCCGATCCAGTCGCAGAGCACCATCTACGCCGAGCCCTGGGAGGCCACGGCCGGCGCCGCCGATCTCGCCGAGGTGGCCCGCGCCGCCGACGGCGCCGGCTTCGGGTACCTGGCCACCTGCGACCACGTGGCCATCCCGCGCCGGCTCGCCGGCCCCATGAGCACCATCTGGTACGACCCGGTGGCCACCCTGTCCTTCCTCGCCGGAGTCACCGAACGCGTCCGGCTCCTCAGCCACGTCGCGATCCTCGGCCTGCGCCACCCGCTGCTCAGTGCCAAGCAGTACGCCACCCTCGACCACCTCTCCGGCGGCCGGCTGATCCTCGGGGTCGGGGCCGGGCACGTCCAGGAGGAGTTCGAGGTGCTCGGCGTGGACTTCGCCCGCCGCGGCGCCGTCCTCGACGAGACCCTGGACGCGCTGCGGGCCGCGCTGGGCCCCGAGGAGTACCCCGAGTTCGAGGGCGAGCGGTTCTCCTTCAAGGACCTCGGCCAGCTGCCCCGGCCCGCCCAGGAGCGGATCCCCGTCTGGGTCGGCGGCTCGTCCGGACCGGCCGTGCGCCGCGCGGCCCTGCGCGGCGACGGCTGGCTCCCGCAGGGCGACCCGCGCGACAAGCTGCCCGCGCAGATCGCCCGTATCAAGGAGCTCCGCGCGCAGGCCGGGATCGCCGGCCCCATGGAGTTCGGGGCGATCAGCGAGGCCCTGTACGTCGGCGAGCCCGGCTGGGACACCGGCCGCCGCACCCTGACCGGCAAGGCGGAGGCGCTCGCCGAGTCCCTGCGGGAGTACAAGACCCTCGGCGTGGACCAGATCCAGGTCCGCTTCCGCAGCCGCGACCGCGCCGAACTCGTCGACCAGATCACCGCTTTCGGCGCCGACGTCGCGCCGCACCTCAACGACTAGGAGTCGTCACCATGGGCAAGCTGGACGGGCGCGTCGTGATCATCACCGGCGCGGCGCGCGGCCAGGGCGAGCAGGAGGCCCGCCTGTTCGCCGCCGAGGGCGCCAAGGTGCTGCTCGGCGACGTGCTGGACGAGCAGGGCGCGGCCGTGGCCAAGGACATCGGCGAGGACCGGGCCCGGTACGTACGGATGGACGTGAGCCGCGAGGAGGACTGGGCGGCCGCGATCGCCGCGGCGAAGGAGGCCTTCGGCCCGGTCAACGGCCTCGTCAACAACGCGGGCATCCTGCGCTTCAACGAGCTGACCTCGACCCCGCTGGAGGAGTTCCAGCAGGTGGTGCAGGTCAACCAGGTCGGCGCCTTCCTCGGCATCAAGTCGGTGGCCCCGGAGATCGAGGCGGCCGGCGGCGGCACGATCGTCAACACCTCCTCCTACACCGGCCTGACGGGCATGGCGTACGTCGGCACCTACGCGGCGACCAAGGCGGCCATCCTCGGCCTCACCCGGGTGGCCGCGCTGGAGCTGGCGGCCAAGGGGATCCGGGTCAACGCGATGTGCCCGGGCGCCGTGGACACCCCGATGGCCAACCCCGGGCTGCTGGACCCGGACAACATGACCGACGAGGCCAAGGACGCGATGGCCGAGCTGTACAAGCGGGTCGTGCCGATGGGCCGGGTGGGGCAGCCGGAGGAGATCGCCAAGCTGGCGCTCTTCCTGACCGCCGACGACTCCTCGTACATCACCGGCCAGCCGTTCGTCATCGACGGCGGCTGGATGGCGGGGGTCAGCATCCTCTAACCATATCTGATGGAGCGTCAGGTATTGACGCTCCCGCCTTCCCGATGGAACAGTCGAGACATCAAATCTGACGCAACGTCAGAAATCAAAGGACGGTGAACCCCCTTGGAATTCGGGCTCTTCGTGCAGGGATACGTGCCTGAGGCGCGGTCCAAGGTCGACCCCCAGGCCGAGCACAAGGCGCTGTTGGAGGAGACCGAGTACGTCATCCAGGCCGACAAGTCCGGCTTCAAGTACGCCTGGGCCTCCGAGCACCACTTCCTGGAGGAGTACTCGCACCTGTCGGCGAACGAGGTGTTCCTCGGCTACCTCGCGGCCGCCACCGAGCGCATCCACCTCGGCTCCGGCATCTTCAACCCGCTCGCCCCGGTCAACCACCCGGTCAAGGTGGCCGAAAAGGTCACCATGCTCGACCACCTCTCCAAGGGCCGCTTCGAATTCGGCACCGGCCGCGGCGCGGGCAGCCACGAGATCCTCGGCTTCCTCCCGGGCATCGAGGACATGAACGGCACCAAGGAGATATGGGAGGAGACCATCGCCGAGTTCCCCAAGATGTTCCTCCAGGAGGAATACGAGGGGTTCCAGGGCAAGCACTGGTCGCTCCCGCCGCGGAAGATCTTCCCCAAGCCGTACGGGAAGGCGCACCCGGCCATGTGGTACGCGGCCGGCTCCCCCTCCTCCTACGCCATGGCGGCGAAGAAGGGCCTCGGCGTGCTGGGCTTCAGCGTGCAGAAGGTCTCCGACATGGAGTGGGTCCTCGACCAGTACAAGACGGCCATCCAGGAGGCGAAGGCCATCGGCGCCTTCGTCAACGACAACGTCATGGTCACCTCGACCGCGATCTGCGCCGAGACGCACGACAAGGCCGTCGAAATCGCCGTCAACGCCAACATGAACCGCTTCCAGTCGCTGGTCTTCCGCTACCACGACACCTTCCCGCGGCCCGAGGCGATCCCGCAGTGGCCCGAGACCCTGCCGGAGTACAACGCGGAGATCATCGAGCTCCTGATCGCCGAGGAGCTGCTGATCTGCGGTGACCCGTCCGAGGTCCGCGCCCAGTGCAAGCGCTGGGAGCAGGCCGGGGCGGACCAGCTGTCCTTCGGTCTGCCGACCGGAGTCGGTTACGAGGACACGATGACCACGATCAAGCTGATCGGCGAGCACGTGATCCCGCACATCGACACGGACCCGGTCCACCGCACGACCCGCTTCCGCCAGGCCGTCTAGCACTCGGCTCGGCCGGGGTGGGCCCCTGTACCGGGGCGGCGTCTTCCCGGACCGCCGCCCCGCACGCGCCCCGGCCGGGCGGCCACCGGCCGGGGCGCGGGTGCTCCGTCCTC
This genomic window from Streptomyces sp. NBC_01351 contains:
- a CDS encoding response regulator transcription factor, giving the protein MRVLVVEDEEFLREMIAEGLRRDALAVDEAGDGLEALRRLRLDAYDVLVLDRDLPGLHGDEVCRQVVRERLPTRVLMLTASGTVRDRVEGLGLGADDYLTKPFAYDELLARVLALGRRTRPALPPVLERAGTAVDTARRTATRDGHRLSLSRKEFAVLEALLRAEGAVVSSDDLIEQVWEQDTSYSTNAVRVTLSKLRAKLGEPPLIETVPGAGYRIAAP
- a CDS encoding ATP-binding protein → MKPPRGFRVLPRTERGRLTALYGSLLLLAGGGLVALVYVLVGQGLYASVNGAVRTVSPGFAVPASGITPGWWAEPARDYVPAQRLPPGEAPTEEQLKSYAYTRDLSDAVTTATQHRMLVYSLLALAVFAVLSIWLAWWMAGRVLRPVGVITETARRLSGENLDQRISLDAPPGELKELADTFDAMLGRMEDLVCAQRRFAANAAHELRTPLAVQRAAVEIGLAGEPSPQKVARIRERLIGVADAGEQLVESLLLLAVSQEGLEPGSTGPVDLAALTAERAEELAEEVTEEVTEADPAAGPPQAPTVVRTLAPLTVTGDRALLGHLVRNLLTNAVRHNRAGGRITVATSADGELVVSNTGPVIDPADVPRLLEPFRRRAERQHTAGEGAGLGLSIVAAIARAHGASLAAEANAEPGGGLTVRVRFPQPDGRGTVPGTPGSKIG
- a CDS encoding transmembrane-type terpene cyclase, which translates into the protein MDLMLTLVSGIAWTIVYVEAIRVGLRDRTYAMPVAALSLNFAWESIYAVREFTVGISAQGVVNVVWAVADVVIVCTYLRFGRAELPRFVTRPMFAGWAVLVFGTGFAVQGLFLAHFGAHDATRYSAFLQNLLMSGLFIGLFAARQGPRGQSLTIAVAKWLGTLAPTLLFGVIEDAPFILGLGILCSVFDLVYIGLLLQARRRAVLVRGNAGPDDVRLAEAAP
- a CDS encoding LLM class F420-dependent oxidoreductase produces the protein MARVFPEGRLVYGMQLPIQSQSTIYAEPWEATAGAADLAEVARAADGAGFGYLATCDHVAIPRRLAGPMSTIWYDPVATLSFLAGVTERVRLLSHVAILGLRHPLLSAKQYATLDHLSGGRLILGVGAGHVQEEFEVLGVDFARRGAVLDETLDALRAALGPEEYPEFEGERFSFKDLGQLPRPAQERIPVWVGGSSGPAVRRAALRGDGWLPQGDPRDKLPAQIARIKELRAQAGIAGPMEFGAISEALYVGEPGWDTGRRTLTGKAEALAESLREYKTLGVDQIQVRFRSRDRAELVDQITAFGADVAPHLND
- a CDS encoding SDR family NAD(P)-dependent oxidoreductase, with protein sequence MGKLDGRVVIITGAARGQGEQEARLFAAEGAKVLLGDVLDEQGAAVAKDIGEDRARYVRMDVSREEDWAAAIAAAKEAFGPVNGLVNNAGILRFNELTSTPLEEFQQVVQVNQVGAFLGIKSVAPEIEAAGGGTIVNTSSYTGLTGMAYVGTYAATKAAILGLTRVAALELAAKGIRVNAMCPGAVDTPMANPGLLDPDNMTDEAKDAMAELYKRVVPMGRVGQPEEIAKLALFLTADDSSYITGQPFVIDGGWMAGVSIL
- a CDS encoding LLM class flavin-dependent oxidoreductase, whose amino-acid sequence is MEFGLFVQGYVPEARSKVDPQAEHKALLEETEYVIQADKSGFKYAWASEHHFLEEYSHLSANEVFLGYLAAATERIHLGSGIFNPLAPVNHPVKVAEKVTMLDHLSKGRFEFGTGRGAGSHEILGFLPGIEDMNGTKEIWEETIAEFPKMFLQEEYEGFQGKHWSLPPRKIFPKPYGKAHPAMWYAAGSPSSYAMAAKKGLGVLGFSVQKVSDMEWVLDQYKTAIQEAKAIGAFVNDNVMVTSTAICAETHDKAVEIAVNANMNRFQSLVFRYHDTFPRPEAIPQWPETLPEYNAEIIELLIAEELLICGDPSEVRAQCKRWEQAGADQLSFGLPTGVGYEDTMTTIKLIGEHVIPHIDTDPVHRTTRFRQAV